Proteins found in one Geomonas subterranea genomic segment:
- the lon gene encoding endopeptidase La has translation MENRQETEELNIPDVLPLLPVRDVVVYPYMILPLFVGREISIAAVDHALSKDRMIFLATQRDVGDEDPAPEAIYEVGTVAMIMRMLKLPDGRVKILVQGLTKGRITEYLAEKPFYSVRIDRIIEPAAPENTLESEALIRTVKEELAKIVALGKAVSPEVMVIVENMQEPGALADLVASNIGLKVEEAQGLLEVIDPLERLKKVNDLLNKESELLNMQARIQSAAKEEMGKSQREYYLREQLRAIQQELGETDARSEEMAELRKSIENAKMPQNVEKEALKQLGRLEQMHPDAAEAGMLRTFLDWMVDIPWGKATKDALEINRASEILNEDHYFLEKVKERILEFLAVRKLKKKMKGPILCFVGPPGVGKTSLGKSIARAMGRKFVRISLGGVRDEAEIRGHRRTYVGALPGRIIQGLKQAGSNNPVFMLDELDKLGSDFRGDPSSALLEVLDPEQNNSFSDHYINLPFNLSNVMFIATANQMDTIPGPLRDRMEVINLSGYTEEEKLGIAKRYLVPRQVKENGITEEIVTFSEEALRTIIAKYTREAGLRNLEREIGSVCRKVARKYAEGKGEKFVITAGTVPKYLGPPKFLREEEMEKNEVGVVTGLAWTPVGGEVLFVEATVMKGKGGLTLTGQLGDVMKESVQAALSYIRSKTAELNIPEDFSSTIDIHVHVPAGAIPKDGPSAGVTMATALVSALTKIPVRKEVAMTGEITLRGKVLPIGGLKEKILAAARLGVTTVIIPVQNKKDLEDVPKTILKKLKIVAATNIDDVLAVALEKFPPPAPKAAKPEPPKTKVRTRVPVASPVRGKA, from the coding sequence ATGGAAAACAGGCAGGAGACCGAAGAACTTAACATACCGGATGTTCTGCCGCTGCTCCCGGTCCGGGACGTGGTCGTTTATCCCTACATGATTCTGCCGCTTTTCGTGGGGCGCGAGATCTCGATCGCGGCCGTCGATCACGCCCTTTCCAAGGACCGCATGATCTTTTTGGCCACGCAAAGAGACGTGGGGGACGAGGACCCGGCCCCCGAGGCGATCTACGAGGTCGGCACGGTCGCCATGATCATGCGCATGCTGAAGCTTCCTGACGGCAGGGTGAAGATCCTTGTGCAGGGGCTCACCAAGGGGCGCATAACGGAATACCTCGCCGAGAAGCCCTTCTACTCGGTGCGCATCGACCGGATCATCGAGCCGGCGGCGCCGGAGAACACGCTTGAATCCGAGGCCCTGATCCGGACCGTGAAGGAGGAGCTGGCGAAGATCGTGGCTCTCGGCAAGGCCGTCTCCCCCGAGGTGATGGTCATCGTCGAGAACATGCAGGAGCCCGGCGCCCTCGCCGACCTGGTGGCCAGCAACATCGGCCTCAAGGTGGAGGAGGCGCAGGGGCTGCTCGAGGTGATCGACCCGCTGGAGCGCCTGAAGAAGGTGAACGACCTCCTGAACAAGGAGAGCGAGCTCCTCAACATGCAGGCCCGCATCCAGTCCGCCGCCAAGGAGGAGATGGGAAAGAGCCAGCGCGAATACTATTTGCGCGAGCAGCTGCGCGCCATCCAGCAGGAGCTCGGTGAAACCGACGCCAGAAGCGAGGAGATGGCGGAGCTCAGAAAGTCCATCGAGAACGCCAAGATGCCCCAGAACGTCGAGAAGGAGGCCCTGAAGCAGCTCGGCCGCCTGGAGCAGATGCATCCGGACGCCGCCGAGGCGGGGATGCTCAGGACCTTCCTGGACTGGATGGTGGACATCCCCTGGGGCAAGGCGACCAAGGACGCCCTGGAGATAAACCGCGCCTCCGAGATCCTCAACGAGGACCACTACTTCCTGGAGAAGGTGAAGGAGCGCATCCTCGAGTTCCTGGCGGTGAGAAAGCTGAAGAAGAAGATGAAGGGCCCCATCCTCTGCTTCGTCGGCCCTCCCGGCGTCGGCAAGACCAGCCTGGGCAAGTCCATCGCCCGCGCCATGGGGAGGAAGTTCGTGCGCATCTCGCTTGGCGGCGTGCGCGACGAGGCCGAGATCCGCGGCCACCGGCGCACCTACGTCGGCGCGCTCCCGGGGAGGATCATCCAGGGGCTCAAGCAGGCCGGCTCCAACAACCCGGTCTTCATGCTGGACGAGCTGGACAAGCTGGGAAGCGACTTCAGGGGTGACCCTTCCTCGGCGCTTCTGGAGGTGCTCGACCCGGAGCAGAACAACAGCTTCTCGGACCACTACATAAACCTCCCCTTCAACCTCTCCAACGTGATGTTCATCGCGACGGCGAACCAGATGGACACCATCCCGGGTCCCCTGCGCGACAGGATGGAGGTGATCAACCTCTCCGGCTACACCGAGGAGGAGAAGCTCGGCATCGCCAAGCGCTACCTGGTGCCGCGCCAGGTGAAGGAAAACGGCATCACCGAGGAGATCGTGACCTTCTCCGAGGAGGCCCTGCGCACCATCATCGCCAAGTACACCCGCGAGGCGGGCCTAAGAAACCTGGAGCGCGAGATCGGCAGCGTCTGCCGCAAGGTGGCGCGGAAATACGCCGAAGGGAAGGGTGAGAAGTTCGTCATCACCGCCGGCACCGTCCCCAAGTACCTGGGTCCCCCCAAGTTCCTGCGCGAGGAGGAGATGGAGAAGAACGAGGTCGGCGTGGTCACCGGACTCGCCTGGACCCCGGTCGGGGGCGAGGTGCTGTTCGTCGAGGCGACGGTCATGAAAGGGAAGGGGGGGCTGACCCTCACCGGCCAGCTGGGCGACGTCATGAAGGAGTCGGTCCAGGCGGCGCTTTCCTACATCCGTAGCAAGACCGCGGAGCTGAACATCCCCGAGGACTTCAGCTCGACCATCGACATCCACGTGCACGTCCCGGCAGGTGCCATCCCGAAGGATGGCCCCTCCGCCGGCGTCACCATGGCGACTGCGCTGGTCTCCGCGCTCACCAAAATCCCGGTGCGCAAGGAAGTCGCCATGACCGGCGAGATCACCCTGCGCGGCAAGGTGCTCCCGATCGGCGGCCTGAAGGAGAAGATCCTCGCCGCGGCGCGCCTGGGCGTCACCACGGTCATCATCCCGGTGCAGAACAAGAAGGACCTCGAGGACGTCCCGAAGACCATCCTCAAGAAGCTGAAGATCGTCGCCGCAACCAACATCGACGACGTGCTGGCGGTCGCACTGGAGAAGTTCCCCCCTCCGGCGCCCAAGGCGGCCAAGCCGGAGCCCCCCAAGACCAAGGTCAGGACCCGCGTCCCGGTCGCTTCCCCGGTGAGGGGCAAGGCTTGA
- a CDS encoding Hsp20/alpha crystallin family protein — MAVIPKEPLEWLNLFRQQMDEIFRFLSTLEGREGFTDKEQSPLVDIYETDRSFVVEVELPGCERGDITLSLCCSTLVVEGTARDEADPGATYTCLERGTGRFCRAIEVPPGVDLEGVQARYRRGLLTVEFPWCKGETPHIREIPIQ, encoded by the coding sequence ATGGCGGTAATTCCCAAGGAACCTTTGGAATGGCTGAACCTGTTCCGCCAGCAGATGGACGAGATCTTCCGATTTCTCTCCACGCTGGAGGGGCGGGAAGGCTTCACCGACAAGGAACAGTCCCCGCTGGTCGACATCTATGAAACCGACCGCTCCTTCGTAGTCGAGGTGGAACTTCCCGGCTGCGAACGCGGCGACATCACCCTGAGCCTGTGCTGCTCCACCCTGGTGGTGGAGGGGACGGCGCGGGACGAAGCGGACCCGGGTGCGACCTACACCTGCCTCGAGCGCGGCACCGGCCGCTTTTGCAGGGCCATCGAGGTCCCCCCCGGCGTCGATTTGGAGGGGGTGCAGGCGCGCTACCGGCGCGGCCTGCTCACGGTGGAGTTCCCCTGGTGCAAGGGGGAGACGCCGCACATCCGCGAGATCCCGATTCAGTAA
- a CDS encoding tetratricopeptide repeat protein has protein sequence MKRYAALSSLLAVTLFSTGFSWPFPATNSCLEAKKTILELTPQTSEQKRKDAEKRVAELCPTGAPGRYLKALAFERSGNIDAAIQEYRETLALDPDFYPASGNLGLLHLQKGASEEAAVELSQGLKTGDPRYHGGLARILAQKELHQLAIFHFTEALAALPEDASLHTDLAASYDAVGQKQKAEDEYRKALAIQPGNARARLGLGALLLARGETDKAVTELKQAAIAEPANKEVHRLLAEGYVRKGDQKSAEYERVLAGIGAKAKDTPKVDHMALADQYNKAKDLEMAISEYRLRIAEEPTDAVAQQRLGDCLLALGREDEAMSYYRDAIRNKGENPQLHLNLAGIYERKALLDEAVVEYRQVLASTPDNLQARQRLAEIYTLRGSFPQALEQYQALIKATPADAPTQLKLARAFVNTKDLDSAISAYQAAIKLDGDSLEAHRELANLLRKRNEMDQAANEYQEVLRLKKDDQEARTALTAIYVKNKNYDSLAKLLKEGVELSPNDANAHYKLGLVYEFQKNYTAATDEYKEAVKLKPDHAKALNAMGRVQMKDGHIAEAKESLEAARKADPELEEAQVLLSNIKDEFNPEPRSFRKHKGSGGSKSKKGKKGKKSKEKEEKSSKKSSSKKKKSSSKKKHKED, from the coding sequence ATGAAAAGATACGCAGCACTGTCCTCGCTTCTGGCGGTGACCCTGTTCAGCACCGGCTTCAGTTGGCCGTTTCCCGCGACCAACAGCTGCCTCGAAGCGAAGAAGACCATCCTGGAACTGACACCGCAGACGAGCGAGCAAAAGAGAAAGGATGCCGAAAAGCGCGTGGCGGAACTCTGCCCCACCGGCGCCCCGGGCCGTTACCTGAAGGCGCTCGCCTTCGAGCGCAGCGGCAACATCGACGCCGCCATCCAGGAGTACCGGGAAACCCTGGCGCTCGATCCCGATTTCTACCCGGCCAGCGGCAACCTGGGCCTTTTGCACCTGCAGAAAGGGGCCAGCGAGGAGGCCGCGGTCGAGCTCTCCCAGGGGCTCAAGACCGGCGACCCACGCTACCACGGCGGCCTCGCCCGGATCCTGGCCCAGAAGGAACTGCACCAGCTCGCCATCTTCCACTTCACCGAGGCGCTCGCCGCCCTTCCCGAGGATGCCTCCCTGCACACCGACCTGGCCGCCTCCTACGACGCGGTGGGGCAGAAGCAGAAGGCCGAGGACGAATATAGAAAGGCGCTCGCCATTCAGCCGGGGAACGCCCGGGCACGCCTGGGGCTTGGCGCCCTGCTCCTCGCCCGCGGCGAGACCGACAAGGCGGTCACCGAGCTTAAGCAGGCGGCGATCGCCGAACCCGCCAACAAGGAGGTGCACCGCCTGCTCGCGGAGGGGTACGTCCGCAAGGGGGACCAGAAGAGCGCCGAGTACGAGCGGGTGCTGGCCGGGATCGGCGCCAAGGCGAAGGATACGCCCAAGGTCGACCACATGGCCCTCGCCGACCAGTACAACAAGGCCAAGGATTTGGAGATGGCCATCAGCGAGTACCGGCTGAGGATCGCGGAGGAGCCGACTGACGCGGTGGCGCAGCAGCGCCTGGGAGACTGCCTGCTGGCGTTGGGACGCGAAGACGAGGCGATGTCCTACTACCGCGACGCCATCAGGAACAAGGGTGAGAACCCGCAGCTGCACCTGAACCTGGCCGGCATCTACGAGCGCAAGGCGCTTCTCGACGAGGCGGTGGTGGAATACCGTCAGGTGCTCGCCAGCACGCCGGACAACCTGCAGGCGCGCCAGCGCCTGGCCGAGATCTACACGCTCAGGGGAAGCTTCCCGCAGGCACTGGAGCAGTACCAGGCGCTGATCAAGGCAACCCCCGCCGACGCTCCGACCCAGTTGAAGCTGGCGCGCGCCTTCGTCAACACCAAGGACCTCGACTCCGCCATCAGCGCCTACCAGGCCGCCATCAAGCTGGACGGCGATTCGCTGGAGGCCCACCGCGAGCTCGCCAACCTGCTGCGCAAGCGCAACGAGATGGATCAGGCCGCCAACGAGTACCAGGAAGTGCTGCGCCTTAAGAAGGACGACCAGGAGGCCCGCACCGCCCTCACCGCCATCTACGTCAAGAACAAGAACTACGACTCCCTGGCGAAGCTCCTCAAGGAGGGGGTGGAACTCTCCCCCAACGATGCCAACGCGCACTACAAGCTGGGGCTGGTCTACGAGTTCCAGAAGAACTACACCGCCGCCACCGACGAGTACAAGGAAGCGGTGAAACTGAAGCCCGACCATGCCAAGGCCCTGAACGCCATGGGGCGCGTGCAGATGAAGGACGGCCACATCGCCGAGGCCAAGGAGTCTCTCGAGGCTGCGAGGAAGGCGGACCCGGAACTGGAAGAGGCGCAGGTCCTTTTAAGCAACATCAAGGACGAGTTCAACCCCGAGCCGAGAAGCTTCCGCAAGCACAAGGGGTCGGGCGGGAGCAAGTCCAAGAAGGGTAAGAAAGGGAAGAAGTCCAAGGAGAAGGAGGAGAAGTCGTCCAAGAAATCCTCCTCGAAAAAGAAGAAGTCCTCCTCGAAGAAGAAGCACAAGGAAGATTAG
- a CDS encoding septal ring lytic transglycosylase RlpA family protein, with product MASSERSRRLVRIVALALMLLPIHTLPLLAAEQVAKPVVEKAVEKAETQDKSVVKKLVGIASYYAKKFHGRATTSGERYHPEKMTAAHQSLPLGTKVLVRNLANDKEVTVVVNDRCRKKGFPFIDLSRAAARKLGFLGEGKAKVAIIPLTEDES from the coding sequence ATGGCATCATCCGAGCGGAGCCGCAGGCTGGTGCGCATAGTCGCCCTGGCCCTGATGCTCCTCCCGATCCACACGCTTCCCCTGCTGGCTGCAGAACAAGTAGCAAAACCGGTAGTAGAAAAGGCAGTAGAAAAGGCAGAAACGCAAGACAAATCGGTGGTGAAAAAACTGGTCGGCATAGCCTCCTACTATGCCAAGAAGTTCCACGGAAGAGCGACCACCTCGGGAGAGCGGTACCATCCGGAAAAGATGACCGCCGCCCACCAGAGTCTTCCGCTGGGGACCAAGGTTCTGGTCCGGAATCTCGCCAACGATAAGGAAGTCACGGTTGTCGTCAACGACCGTTGCCGCAAGAAGGGGTTCCCCTTCATCGACCTGTCACGGGCCGCGGCAAGGAAACTGGGTTTCCTCGGGGAAGGAAAGGCCAAAGTGGCCATCATTCCGCTGACCGAGGACGAATCCTAG
- a CDS encoding PAS domain S-box protein gives MTKPLNWKRHIGVALAFVAIFWLGDALLDATLMRREPLWEQIHDPNLYEIGMRTFYAALLGIFFASLSIVCERGRKVETALRHSDDLSQIFLDSSRDAICVVRTDDYTIANCNGVFLANFALTEEEALGASLADLVARQGLADQIMSLISECACNGTPLNCEICYRAEDGRNRYEDISVHPIGELEQGGRRVLFVARDITVRRTAQERLEESEARYRAIFEDTGTAMAIILPDGTLQMVNRGFEAVTGLSRAELEGKRVWTEFVGRCDSDGISAQEEGVLPGVPRRSFEVRFCGKDGVRTMAGNWSVIEGTEQSVLSLVDISAHKEVEEALRESRATLAVAQRIARLGNWDWDLGSDTLTWSDEMYRIYDVDPATFVPTHELVLQAVHPEDRAQVIRAVNDAIYNRRAYHKDYRIVLANGSTRTLSARAEVTYDALGRPLHMVGTAQDITWRIEAEQALRNSEEKFSKAFHASPDSIVITRAEDGTYIDVNEAFQEITGYSREEVIGRTSTELMLWADSDARMVMLKLLNEHGHVRNLDVRFRVKSGEIRELLWSADVIEYQGEACLIAISRDVTDQRQMERELLESDARLYMKHEELKNVFHQMEGIRREWEEIMDCISDLFILADQFGKIRRFNRAVETFTGMAHRDIVGRDCLAFLEEHGLKEHLESPGTELLHKPTGKWFVAKRHAFPAEIDGSAREVVIINDTTTIGRRERGAQPLKDVPAQGQPSGSQSVVTLKV, from the coding sequence ATGACCAAGCCGTTGAACTGGAAGCGGCATATAGGGGTGGCCCTCGCGTTCGTAGCCATTTTCTGGCTGGGGGACGCGCTGCTCGACGCCACCCTCATGAGGCGGGAGCCGCTCTGGGAGCAGATCCACGATCCCAATCTCTACGAGATCGGGATGCGGACCTTCTACGCCGCCCTGCTCGGCATCTTCTTCGCCTCCCTTTCCATCGTCTGCGAGCGCGGCCGCAAGGTGGAGACGGCGCTGCGCCATTCCGACGACCTCTCCCAGATCTTCCTCGATTCCTCCCGTGACGCCATCTGCGTGGTCCGGACCGACGACTACACCATCGCCAACTGCAACGGCGTCTTTCTCGCCAACTTCGCGCTGACCGAAGAGGAAGCGCTGGGGGCCAGTCTGGCCGACCTGGTGGCCCGGCAGGGGCTCGCCGACCAGATCATGAGCCTCATCTCGGAGTGCGCCTGCAACGGGACCCCGCTTAACTGCGAGATCTGCTATCGGGCGGAGGATGGGAGGAACCGTTACGAGGACATCTCGGTCCACCCCATCGGGGAGCTGGAACAGGGGGGGCGGAGGGTGCTCTTCGTGGCGCGGGACATCACCGTGCGCCGCACCGCGCAGGAGCGGCTGGAAGAATCCGAGGCGAGGTACCGTGCCATCTTCGAGGACACCGGGACCGCCATGGCCATCATCCTTCCCGACGGCACCCTGCAGATGGTGAACCGCGGCTTCGAGGCGGTCACGGGGCTTTCCCGGGCCGAGCTCGAGGGGAAACGGGTTTGGACCGAGTTCGTCGGCCGTTGCGACAGCGACGGCATATCCGCCCAGGAAGAGGGCGTTCTTCCCGGCGTCCCGCGTCGCAGCTTCGAGGTCCGGTTCTGCGGCAAGGACGGCGTCCGGACCATGGCCGGCAACTGGTCGGTCATCGAGGGGACGGAGCAGTCGGTGCTCTCCCTGGTGGACATCAGCGCCCACAAGGAGGTCGAGGAAGCGCTCAGGGAAAGCCGGGCCACCCTGGCCGTGGCGCAGCGCATCGCCCGCCTGGGGAACTGGGACTGGGACCTCGGCAGCGACACGCTCACCTGGTCCGACGAGATGTACCGCATCTACGATGTCGACCCCGCCACCTTCGTGCCCACCCACGAGCTGGTGCTGCAGGCGGTGCACCCCGAGGACCGGGCGCAGGTGATCCGCGCCGTGAACGACGCCATCTACAACCGCAGGGCGTACCACAAGGACTACCGGATCGTGCTGGCGAACGGCTCGACGCGCACCCTCTCCGCCCGTGCCGAGGTCACCTACGATGCGCTGGGGAGGCCGCTGCACATGGTGGGGACCGCCCAGGACATCACCTGGCGCATCGAGGCCGAGCAGGCCCTGCGCAACTCCGAGGAGAAGTTCTCCAAGGCCTTCCACGCCTCCCCGGACTCCATCGTGATCACCCGTGCCGAGGACGGCACCTACATCGACGTCAACGAGGCCTTCCAGGAGATCACCGGGTACAGCCGGGAGGAGGTGATCGGCAGGACCTCCACCGAGCTCATGCTCTGGGCCGACTCCGATGCGCGCATGGTGATGCTCAAGCTGTTGAACGAGCACGGGCACGTGCGCAACCTGGACGTGCGCTTCAGGGTGAAGTCGGGCGAGATCCGCGAGCTGTTGTGGTCCGCGGACGTGATCGAGTACCAGGGGGAGGCCTGCCTGATCGCCATCTCCCGCGACGTCACCGACCAGCGCCAGATGGAGCGGGAGCTCCTGGAGAGCGACGCCCGCCTCTACATGAAGCACGAGGAGCTGAAGAACGTCTTCCACCAGATGGAGGGGATCCGGCGCGAATGGGAAGAGATCATGGACTGCATCTCGGACCTGTTCATCCTGGCGGACCAGTTCGGCAAGATCCGCCGCTTCAACCGCGCCGTGGAAACCTTCACCGGCATGGCGCACCGGGACATCGTCGGCAGGGATTGTCTCGCCTTCCTGGAGGAACACGGCCTCAAGGAGCACCTGGAGTCCCCGGGGACCGAACTGCTGCACAAACCGACCGGCAAATGGTTCGTCGCCAAGCGGCATGCCTTCCCGGCGGAGATCGACGGCTCTGCGCGCGAGGTGGTCATCATTAACGACACGACCACGATCGGGCGCCGCGAGCGGGGGGCGCAGCCCCTCAAGGACGTGCCGGCGCAGGGTCAGCCGTCCGGCTCGCAAAGCGTCGTAACATTAAAGGTTTAG
- a CDS encoding 1,4-dihydroxy-6-naphthoate synthase: MNAVMTDKQDQEPSPILSLGFSPCPNDTFIFDALIHGRVDCGFRFRERLEDVETLNRMALESVLDVSKVSYHLLGHILKDYLLLRSGGALGRGCGPLVVARGNVDPGALAGKRVALPGRYTTAALLLRLFNPALTDFVYLPFHEIMAAVADGSVAAGVIIHESRFTYQGYGLHKVLDLGEWWERETGHPIPLGGIAAKRSLGRDALLRLERGIGESVDYAFGHPGEARPYIRAHSQEMSDEVCDAHIGLYVNDFSRELGSGGEAAVRLLLGRAAAAGIIPPWQEPLLIS, translated from the coding sequence ATGAATGCAGTAATGACAGACAAACAGGACCAGGAACCGTCCCCGATACTATCCCTCGGGTTCTCGCCCTGTCCCAACGACACCTTCATCTTTGACGCCTTGATTCATGGACGGGTCGACTGCGGCTTCCGGTTCCGTGAGCGGCTGGAGGACGTTGAGACCCTGAACCGTATGGCGCTCGAATCGGTGCTCGACGTCTCCAAGGTCTCTTATCACCTGCTGGGACACATCCTCAAGGACTACCTTCTCCTGAGAAGCGGAGGTGCACTCGGCCGCGGCTGCGGACCGCTGGTCGTCGCGCGAGGCAATGTCGATCCCGGCGCCCTGGCCGGCAAGCGTGTCGCGCTTCCCGGCCGGTACACCACCGCGGCGCTGCTGCTTAGGCTCTTCAACCCGGCCCTGACCGATTTCGTCTATCTTCCCTTCCACGAGATCATGGCCGCGGTGGCCGACGGTTCGGTGGCGGCGGGGGTCATCATCCACGAATCCCGCTTCACCTACCAGGGGTACGGCCTGCACAAGGTGCTCGACCTCGGGGAGTGGTGGGAGCGGGAGACGGGCCATCCCATCCCGCTGGGGGGGATAGCGGCCAAGCGCTCCCTGGGGAGGGACGCGCTGCTCAGGCTTGAACGCGGCATCGGGGAGAGCGTCGACTACGCCTTCGGGCACCCGGGCGAGGCCCGCCCCTACATCCGCGCCCATTCCCAGGAGATGAGCGACGAGGTGTGCGACGCCCACATCGGCCTCTACGTGAACGATTTCTCCCGCGAACTGGGTAGCGGCGGGGAGGCCGCGGTGCGCCTGTTGCTCGGGCGCGCGGCGGCGGCGGGGATCATCCCCCCCTGGCAGGAACCGCTGCTCATTTCCTGA
- the mqnB gene encoding futalosine hydrolase yields the protein MSRIIVTASTRMELSELLVATSASALPGAGHVPLHRAEIGGTEILLALTGIGKVNAASAATLLCERYTPDLMINTGCGGAFTGAGLAVGDLAIADSECLADEGVQTPSGWRGLDLIGIPVYEGRGERLFNRIPLDREVARRALDCATVSGFSAIMGPFLTVSTCSGTAVQGEELLRRFPGICENMEGGAVAQVALMYGIPSLEVRGISNMVEDRDLSRWNLKRAVGEVQRFLALYLEQAAAPHPGPCCK from the coding sequence ATGAGCCGCATCATCGTCACCGCATCGACCCGGATGGAACTCTCCGAACTGCTGGTCGCAACCTCGGCCTCCGCGCTGCCGGGCGCCGGGCATGTGCCGCTGCATCGGGCCGAGATCGGGGGAACGGAAATCCTCCTCGCCCTTACCGGGATCGGCAAGGTGAACGCGGCGAGCGCCGCCACCCTCCTTTGCGAGCGCTACACCCCGGATCTCATGATCAACACCGGCTGTGGCGGCGCCTTTACCGGAGCCGGCCTCGCCGTGGGGGACCTCGCCATCGCCGACAGCGAGTGTCTCGCCGATGAAGGGGTGCAGACTCCCTCCGGGTGGCGCGGGCTCGACCTGATCGGCATCCCCGTCTACGAGGGGAGGGGGGAGAGGCTTTTCAACCGCATCCCCCTGGACCGTGAGGTCGCGCGTCGCGCCCTCGACTGCGCGACCGTCAGCGGCTTCAGCGCCATCATGGGCCCCTTCCTCACCGTTTCCACCTGCTCCGGGACTGCGGTGCAGGGGGAGGAGCTGCTGCGGCGCTTCCCCGGGATCTGTGAAAACATGGAGGGGGGCGCCGTGGCCCAGGTGGCGCTGATGTACGGCATCCCCTCCCTGGAGGTGCGCGGCATCAGCAACATGGTGGAGGACCGCGACCTGTCGCGCTGGAACCTGAAGCGCGCGGTGGGCGAGGTGCAGCGCTTCCTGGCGCTTTACCTCGAGCAGGCGGCCGCGCCCCACCCCGGTCCATGCTGTAAATAA
- a CDS encoding type II secretion system protein N — protein sequence MPRWILPLNLTLGLAITAVAALIAADLLSVKIAALYPRNAQKQVAAQVAAAPAGSQDLLSFAPILERGLFGRATQGKLTALQQQGGAPATAAAPPPASVGDLVLLGTAVGSFRETFALVLKNSTHEERVFRLGDTVFSAGPLVAVKKDVAEILIGGKRVKILTPMAAAAEAAAPAVAPAGVAGGAGLAAPAGGGNYVIDQRALNAALDNIGQAMTDARLLPSMKEGKVEGFRASEVKPQGIFGTVGIKNGDVLLRMNDFPIDSPEKAIQSFASLKGQSRIKLDLIRDGRPTTFTYDIR from the coding sequence ATGCCGCGCTGGATTCTCCCCCTGAACCTAACCCTTGGCCTCGCCATCACCGCAGTCGCAGCCCTCATCGCAGCGGATCTGTTGAGCGTCAAGATCGCCGCCCTGTATCCCAGGAACGCGCAGAAGCAGGTCGCGGCGCAGGTCGCGGCAGCGCCGGCCGGGAGCCAGGACCTGCTCAGCTTCGCCCCGATCCTGGAGCGGGGCCTGTTCGGCAGGGCCACCCAGGGTAAACTCACCGCGCTGCAGCAGCAGGGAGGCGCGCCAGCCACGGCGGCCGCGCCCCCCCCCGCCTCGGTCGGTGACCTGGTCCTTTTGGGGACGGCCGTCGGCTCCTTCCGGGAAACCTTCGCGCTGGTGCTTAAGAATTCGACCCACGAAGAGCGGGTTTTCAGGCTGGGCGACACGGTGTTCTCGGCCGGGCCGCTGGTTGCCGTGAAGAAGGACGTGGCCGAGATCCTCATCGGCGGCAAGCGGGTGAAGATCCTTACCCCGATGGCCGCCGCGGCCGAGGCGGCGGCTCCCGCGGTCGCGCCTGCCGGAGTTGCCGGTGGCGCCGGCCTGGCCGCACCCGCCGGGGGAGGCAACTACGTCATCGACCAGCGCGCCCTGAACGCCGCCCTGGACAACATCGGGCAGGCCATGACCGACGCGCGCCTTTTGCCCAGCATGAAGGAGGGCAAGGTCGAGGGCTTCCGCGCCTCCGAGGTGAAGCCGCAGGGGATCTTCGGCACCGTCGGCATCAAAAACGGCGACGTCCTTTTGAGGATGAACGACTTCCCCATCGACTCCCCGGAGAAGGCGATCCAGTCTTTCGCCTCGCTCAAAGGGCAAAGCAGGATCAAGCTCGACCTGATCCGCGACGGCCGCCCCACAACGTTCACGTATGACATAAGGTGA